Proteins found in one Aethina tumida isolate Nest 87 chromosome 1, icAetTumi1.1, whole genome shotgun sequence genomic segment:
- the LOC109597994 gene encoding E3 ubiquitin-protein ligase RBBP6 isoform X1 has protein sequence MSVHYKFKSALDYDTVTFDGLHISVKDLKNSIIQQKRIGKSTDFDLQVTNAQTKEEYNDETALIPKNTSLLIARVPVAAQNKNKQWEGYGGDNTPPAKVDDGGPIARTADLACLNAPEDEKIIAMMSQSTQDYDPSNYMKIRGANQMGPVPPNYRCYKCHQTGHWIKDCPLAQGSEPIEIKKSTGIPRSFMVPVDGPQVPGAMMTPNGSYAVPVLDHEAYNKIQAPAPVQEPKMEIPEDLVCSICSDLLSDAVMIPCCGNSFCDECIRSCLLESEDHECPDCHEKDISPGTLIPNRFLRTSVANFKNTTGYIKKPVYKQPQTVEVSQPQVETTRKTPPPAPHEESDVKKNEKTEDEEKTVISEADSTEHSKSDEPSKPEVKEEVHEIAKSSASSDTLPEGPPGVSPKSSPQSQSSSTRVNNLRDKPKSHKRDRDNRSPRRHKSRKMSPNFRESGRTMEERSGTPTVDEPGSAPYSAERMYTAPPGTIPPIIPGLHPMQGPPPNITQYPPNTQAIATFPPTQGPPPNFRLPPPGTAPYMTQTGYPGHPRPLFDGARPSMAGPPPNYNPNYPPGTRPHRDYARGRIRDRTPPGLIDDPLAAFNRMLREKDERERRIKARNNRRNSYSRSRSRSRSYSRSPPPLRRKRSRTPRRRNSRSRSRSFSMSRSRSRSYSGGSPRGSPYRHGSAPRRSPLPPPPRRGNSRFRSPVRSPTRRHDRNRDRDRDFDHDDHRSYREKDRGRVDRDVRPNRDRYYDSYDDRRVTPRGGANQWRGATSGPPPPHSDAGYYGATSDMQHGGTGPYTNRYPPREYPPHNIPQNIPPVVMPPMHMPPQRRYDDIAPPGVEEPPIPGLEPAPQFDSYKMMSDKKERYSESPPKVERKDDRKVLEKKDDVKHGERRKRHERRSRTPERQVKSSPRKKSKSKDHDSPDKHKKRKRDDSQEKEDREKKKDYCSDDDKSKKSKDKKKKRDRKDSEKKKSKEKKDKHHKKSSKKNKDELKQAAPNKDGSADREEIQGKEHEEKEIIKEPSPEINKISQEHQTPEHVSSPKTDLYDDVLVEEIDKSLMENYAKVHEDSANTEQSEIIKEQTNDHEDGEISNNFEDESEKDILELHSTDLDLKSELDKNEMLAPMPEKSKWEVDEEGSYQSSPKDSSKADSKLDKSGKVTNEVLKRAENAIFAKAINAIRPIEIKKISMDRAKLYSGDIEKGENTKIQLTVPLVAEPKPQPTVRVSVKDRLGVKVDDPDRVVKIGRNRSRTLSPFSRRGDGGRNHERRVEPSRNRRSRSRHADNSRDRQRNKDGRRDHRDNKRDDKKIERSRQTDRKERSKSKSKQQDKRRRSRSKSSSVEDQKHKRKDKKHKKEKSKRHRDDDDDKVEIIEKIEEPKFKLLTEKRKATIDESSFEPDYDLETESDKDDEKMEKRRAEKALKEEAKQESSSSESDSSSSSEEERKKKKHKKHRKKKRKDSSSSSSDSDSDSSEEERQKRKKHKKKQKKKKKSKHK, from the exons ATGTCCGTTCACTACAAGTTCAAGTCAGCACTTGATTATGATACAGTTACATTTGATGGCCTACATATATCAGTCAAagatttgaaaaattcaataatacaacaaaaacGTATTGGTAAGAGCACGGACTTCGATTTGCAAGTCACCAACGCTCAAACTAAAGAAG AATATAATGACGAGACGGCGCTCATACCCAAGAACACGTCTCTCTTGATAGCCAGAGTGCCAGTGGCTGCCcagaacaaaaacaaacaatggGAAGGTTATGGGGGAGACAACACACCACCAGCAAAGGTGGATGATGGGGGTCCAATTGCCAGAACTGCAGATCTGGCATGTCTTAATGCTCCCGaagatgaaaaaattattgctATGATGTCACAATCCACACAGGATTATGATCCAAGCAA TTACATGAAAATTCGCGGAGCGAATCAAATGGGCCCCGTGCCACCGAATTACCGCTGTTATAAGTGCCACCAGACAGGACATTGGATTAAAGATTGTCCTCTGGCTCAAGGAAGT GAACCGATCGAAATAAAGAAAAGTACGGGCATTCCTAGGAGTTTCATGGTTCCAGTGGATGGTCCTCAGGTGCCTGGTGCCATGATGACACCGAACGGTTCTTACGCTGTTCCCGTACTGGATCACGAGgcatacaataaaattcaagCGCCCGCTCCAGTGCAAGAGCCGAAAATGGAGATTCCCGAGGATCTCGTGTGTTCGATCTGTTCAGACTTGCTTAGCGACGCTGTGATGATACCGTGTTGCGGTAACTCATTTTGCGACGAGTGTATTAGAAGTTGTTTACTCGAATCTGAGGATCACGAGTGTCCAGATTGTCATGAGAAGGATATTTCTCCTGGAACGTTAATTcctaatagatttttaaggaCTTCCGTGGCTAATTTCAAAAACACGACAGGATACATTAAGAAACCCGTTTATAAACAACCACAAACTGTTGAGGTTTCCCAACCACAAGTTGAAACTACACGTAAAACG CCACCGCCGGCCCCACACGAAGAGTCAGACgttaagaaaaatgaaaaaaccgAGGACGAGGAAAAAACGGTGATCAGCGAGGCAGACTCCACAGAGCATTCCAAATCGGACGAACCTTCAAAACCTGAAGTGAAGGAAGAGGTTCACGAAATTGCCAAATCTAGCGCGTCCTCTGACACATTACCAGAGGGACCTCCTGGTGTTTCGCCAAAATCTTCGCCTCAGTCCCAGTCCAGCTCAACTAGGGTCAATAATCTCAGAGACAAGCCCAAGAGTCATAAAAGGGATCGCGATAATCGTTCGCCCAGAAGGCATAAAAGTCGCAAAATGTCACCGAACTTTAGAGAATCTGG aagaACAATGGAGGAAAGATCTGGCACGCCTACAGTGGATGAACCCGGATCTGCACCCTACAGTGCTGAACGCATGTACACTGCCCCACCCGGCACTATACCACCAATCATACCCGGTTTACATCCAATGCAAGGACCACCACCAAACATAACTCAATATCCGCCTAATACTCAAGCTATTGCCACATTTCCTCCAACTCAAGGTCCACCACCTAACTTTCGTCTACCGCCACCTGGTACTGCCCCTTACATGACTCAAAC agGCTATCCAGGTCACCCAAGACCACTGTTCGATGGAGCCAGACCGTCAATGGCGGGTCCACCTCCTAACTACAATCCCAATTACCCTCCCGGAACTCGACCGCATCGCGACTATGCCAGAGGAAGGATCCGTGATAGAACTCCGCCTGG aCTCATCGACGACCCACTGGCGGCTTTCAATCGAATGTTACGCGAAAAGGACGAGCGGGAGCGTCGGATAAAGGCTCGCAACAATCGCAGGAATAGCTACAGTCGTAGCAGGAGTCGGAGCAGAAGCTACAGCAGGTCACCTCCTCCACTGAGACGCAAGAGGAGCAGGACTCCACGTCGGCGGAACTCTAGAAGCAGGTCCAGGTCATTTTCAATGAGTCg GTCACGGTCTAGGTCGTATTCAGGCGGCAGTCCGCGCGGCTCGCCCTATAGGCACGGCTCGGCGCCAAGACGGTCCCCACTGCCGCCGCCACCGCGCCGCGGCAACTCACGCTTTCGCTCGCCCGTACGATCGCCCACCAG GCGTCACGACCGCAACCGGGACCGAGACAGGGACTTCGACCACGACGATCACAGGTCGTACAGGGAAAAAGACCGTGGCCGTGTCGATCGGGATGTGCGGCCGAATCGCGACCGTTACTACGACAGTTACGACGACAGACGTGTCACGCCCAGGGGTGGTGCGAACCAATGGAGAGGCGCAACAAGCGGACCACCGCCGCCGCATTCGGATGCGGGTTACTACGGAGCGACGTCGGACATGCAGCACGGTGGCACCGGCCCCTACACAAACAG gtACCCACCTAGAGAGTATCCTCCCCACAACATTCCGCAAAATATTCCACCGGTGGTTATGCCACCCATGCACATGCCGCCGCAAAGAAGGTACGACGACATCGCACCGCCAGGAGTCGAGGAACCACCGATACCCGGCCTTGAGCCGGCACCACAGTTTGATTCGTACAAAATGATGTCagacaaaaaggaaagatacaGCGAATCACCGCCCAAAGTCGAAAGGAAAGATGACAGAAAAGTATTGGAGAAAAAAGATGACGTCAAACACGGAGAGCGTAGAAAGCGTCACGAAAGGCGCAGTAGAACTCCAGAGAGACAGGTGAAATCTTCACCTAGGAAAAAATCGAAATCGAAGGATCATGACAGCCCTGACAAACATAAGAAACGTAAAAGGGACGATTCGCAAGAAAAGGAAGATCGGGAAAAGAAGAAAGATTATTGTTCAGACGATGATaagtcaaaaaaatctaaagacaAAAAGAAAAAGCGAGACAGAAAAGATTCCGAAAAGAAGAAGAGCAAAGAGAAGAAAGATAAACACCACAAGAAAAGtagcaaaaaaaataaagatgaaTTGAAGCAAGCTGCACCCAACAAAGATGGCAGTGCTGATCGAGAAGAAATACAGGGGAAAGAACAtgaagaaaaagaaataataaaggaACCGTCAcctgaaatcaataaaatttcccAAGAACACCAAACTCCCGAGCATGTCTCCAGTCCTAAGACCGATCTTTATGACGACGTACTTGTAGAAGAAATTGACAAGAGTCTAATGGAGAATTACGCCAAAGTTCATGAAGATTCGGCGAATACCGAACAATCAGAGATCATTAAAGAACAAACGAATGACCATGAAGATGGTGAAATTTCCAACAATTTCGAAGATGAATCTGAGAAGGACATCTTAGAGTTACATTCAACCGACTTGGACCTGAAATCCGAGCTGGACAAGAACGAAATGTTGGCTCCGATGCCCGAAAAATCCAAATGGGAAGTGGATGAAGAGGGTTCCTATCAATCTAGTCCGAAAGATTCGTCCAAGGCCGAttcaaaattagataaatctGGCAAAGTGACGAATGAAGTGCTGAAACGCGCCGAAAATGCGATCTTCGCGAAAGCCATCAATGCTATTAGGCCTATAGAGATAAAGAAAATTAGTATGGATAGGGCCAAATTGTATTCGGGCGACATTGAAAAAGGTGAAAACACCAAGATTCAGTTAACTGTCCCACTAGTAGCAGAACCAAAACCACAACCAACTGTCAGAGTTTCTGTTAAAGATAGACTTGGAGTAAAAGTAGACGATCCTGATCGTGTGGTAAAAATAGGCAGAAATAGATCGCGAACTCTTTCGCCGTTCAGTAGAAGGGGTGACGGCGGAAGAAATCACGAACGGAGAGTAGAACCCAGTAGAAATAGAAGGTCTAGATCTCGACATGCAGATAATAGTCGAGACAGACAAAGAAATAAAGATGGTCGACGAGATCATCGTGACAATAAACgtgatgataaaaaaatagagaGAAGCAGGCAAACCGATCGAAAAGAAAGATCAAAAAGTAAATCTAAGCAACAGGACAAGAGACGGCGATCTAGATCAAAAAGTTCTAGTGTCGAAGACCAAAAACATAAACGGAAGGATAAAAAACACAAGAAAGAAAAATCTAAGAGACATagagatgatgatgatgacaaAGTTGAAATCATCGAAAAAATAGAagaaccaaaatttaaattattaacggaAAAACGTAAAGCTACAATTGATGAATCTAGTTTTGAGCCAGATTATGATTTGGAAACTGAATCGGATAAAGATGAtgagaaaatggaaaaaagaaGAGCTGAAAAAGCCCTGAAAGAGGAGGCGAAACAGGAAAGTTCCAGTTCTGAATCCGACTCATCAAGCAGTTCAGAGGAAGAAcgcaaaaagaaaaaacacaaGAAACACCGCAAAAAGAAGCGGAAGGACTCGAGTTCGAGCAGTTCAGACTCTGATAGCGATTCGAGCGAAGAAGAGAGACAGAAAAGGAAGAAAcacaagaaaaaacaaaaaaagaaaaagaagtccaaacataaataa
- the LOC109597994 gene encoding E3 ubiquitin-protein ligase RBBP6 isoform X2 translates to MSVHYKFKSALDYDTVTFDGLHISVKDLKNSIIQQKRIGKSTDFDLQVTNAQTKEEYNDETALIPKNTSLLIARVPVAAQNKNKQWEGYGGDNTPPAKVDDGGPIARTADLACLNAPEDEKIIAMMSQSTQDYDPSNYMKIRGANQMGPVPPNYRCYKCHQTGHWIKDCPLAQGSEPIEIKKSTGIPRSFMVPVDGPQVPGAMMTPNGSYAVPVLDHEAYNKIQAPAPVQEPKMEIPEDLVCSICSDLLSDAVMIPCCGNSFCDECIRSCLLESEDHECPDCHEKDISPGTLIPNRFLRTSVANFKNTTGYIKKPVYKQPQTVEVSQPQVETTRKTPPPAPHEESDVKKNEKTEDEEKTVISEADSTEHSKSDEPSKPEVKEEVHEIAKSSASSDTLPEGPPGVSPKSSPQSQSSSTRVNNLRDKPKSHKRDRDNRSPRRHKSRKMSPNFRESGRTMEERSGTPTVDEPGSAPYSAERMYTAPPGTIPPIIPGLHPMQGPPPNITQYPPNTQAIATFPPTQGPPPNFRLPPPGTAPYMTQTGYPGHPRPLFDGARPSMAGPPPNYNPNYPPGTRPHRDYARGRIRDRTPPGLIDDPLAAFNRMLREKDERERRIKARNNRRNSYSRSRSRSRSYSRSPPPLRRKRSRTPRRRNSRSRSRSFSMSRRHDRNRDRDRDFDHDDHRSYREKDRGRVDRDVRPNRDRYYDSYDDRRVTPRGGANQWRGATSGPPPPHSDAGYYGATSDMQHGGTGPYTNRYPPREYPPHNIPQNIPPVVMPPMHMPPQRRYDDIAPPGVEEPPIPGLEPAPQFDSYKMMSDKKERYSESPPKVERKDDRKVLEKKDDVKHGERRKRHERRSRTPERQVKSSPRKKSKSKDHDSPDKHKKRKRDDSQEKEDREKKKDYCSDDDKSKKSKDKKKKRDRKDSEKKKSKEKKDKHHKKSSKKNKDELKQAAPNKDGSADREEIQGKEHEEKEIIKEPSPEINKISQEHQTPEHVSSPKTDLYDDVLVEEIDKSLMENYAKVHEDSANTEQSEIIKEQTNDHEDGEISNNFEDESEKDILELHSTDLDLKSELDKNEMLAPMPEKSKWEVDEEGSYQSSPKDSSKADSKLDKSGKVTNEVLKRAENAIFAKAINAIRPIEIKKISMDRAKLYSGDIEKGENTKIQLTVPLVAEPKPQPTVRVSVKDRLGVKVDDPDRVVKIGRNRSRTLSPFSRRGDGGRNHERRVEPSRNRRSRSRHADNSRDRQRNKDGRRDHRDNKRDDKKIERSRQTDRKERSKSKSKQQDKRRRSRSKSSSVEDQKHKRKDKKHKKEKSKRHRDDDDDKVEIIEKIEEPKFKLLTEKRKATIDESSFEPDYDLETESDKDDEKMEKRRAEKALKEEAKQESSSSESDSSSSSEEERKKKKHKKHRKKKRKDSSSSSSDSDSDSSEEERQKRKKHKKKQKKKKKSKHK, encoded by the exons ATGTCCGTTCACTACAAGTTCAAGTCAGCACTTGATTATGATACAGTTACATTTGATGGCCTACATATATCAGTCAAagatttgaaaaattcaataatacaacaaaaacGTATTGGTAAGAGCACGGACTTCGATTTGCAAGTCACCAACGCTCAAACTAAAGAAG AATATAATGACGAGACGGCGCTCATACCCAAGAACACGTCTCTCTTGATAGCCAGAGTGCCAGTGGCTGCCcagaacaaaaacaaacaatggGAAGGTTATGGGGGAGACAACACACCACCAGCAAAGGTGGATGATGGGGGTCCAATTGCCAGAACTGCAGATCTGGCATGTCTTAATGCTCCCGaagatgaaaaaattattgctATGATGTCACAATCCACACAGGATTATGATCCAAGCAA TTACATGAAAATTCGCGGAGCGAATCAAATGGGCCCCGTGCCACCGAATTACCGCTGTTATAAGTGCCACCAGACAGGACATTGGATTAAAGATTGTCCTCTGGCTCAAGGAAGT GAACCGATCGAAATAAAGAAAAGTACGGGCATTCCTAGGAGTTTCATGGTTCCAGTGGATGGTCCTCAGGTGCCTGGTGCCATGATGACACCGAACGGTTCTTACGCTGTTCCCGTACTGGATCACGAGgcatacaataaaattcaagCGCCCGCTCCAGTGCAAGAGCCGAAAATGGAGATTCCCGAGGATCTCGTGTGTTCGATCTGTTCAGACTTGCTTAGCGACGCTGTGATGATACCGTGTTGCGGTAACTCATTTTGCGACGAGTGTATTAGAAGTTGTTTACTCGAATCTGAGGATCACGAGTGTCCAGATTGTCATGAGAAGGATATTTCTCCTGGAACGTTAATTcctaatagatttttaaggaCTTCCGTGGCTAATTTCAAAAACACGACAGGATACATTAAGAAACCCGTTTATAAACAACCACAAACTGTTGAGGTTTCCCAACCACAAGTTGAAACTACACGTAAAACG CCACCGCCGGCCCCACACGAAGAGTCAGACgttaagaaaaatgaaaaaaccgAGGACGAGGAAAAAACGGTGATCAGCGAGGCAGACTCCACAGAGCATTCCAAATCGGACGAACCTTCAAAACCTGAAGTGAAGGAAGAGGTTCACGAAATTGCCAAATCTAGCGCGTCCTCTGACACATTACCAGAGGGACCTCCTGGTGTTTCGCCAAAATCTTCGCCTCAGTCCCAGTCCAGCTCAACTAGGGTCAATAATCTCAGAGACAAGCCCAAGAGTCATAAAAGGGATCGCGATAATCGTTCGCCCAGAAGGCATAAAAGTCGCAAAATGTCACCGAACTTTAGAGAATCTGG aagaACAATGGAGGAAAGATCTGGCACGCCTACAGTGGATGAACCCGGATCTGCACCCTACAGTGCTGAACGCATGTACACTGCCCCACCCGGCACTATACCACCAATCATACCCGGTTTACATCCAATGCAAGGACCACCACCAAACATAACTCAATATCCGCCTAATACTCAAGCTATTGCCACATTTCCTCCAACTCAAGGTCCACCACCTAACTTTCGTCTACCGCCACCTGGTACTGCCCCTTACATGACTCAAAC agGCTATCCAGGTCACCCAAGACCACTGTTCGATGGAGCCAGACCGTCAATGGCGGGTCCACCTCCTAACTACAATCCCAATTACCCTCCCGGAACTCGACCGCATCGCGACTATGCCAGAGGAAGGATCCGTGATAGAACTCCGCCTGG aCTCATCGACGACCCACTGGCGGCTTTCAATCGAATGTTACGCGAAAAGGACGAGCGGGAGCGTCGGATAAAGGCTCGCAACAATCGCAGGAATAGCTACAGTCGTAGCAGGAGTCGGAGCAGAAGCTACAGCAGGTCACCTCCTCCACTGAGACGCAAGAGGAGCAGGACTCCACGTCGGCGGAACTCTAGAAGCAGGTCCAGGTCATTTTCAATGAGTCg GCGTCACGACCGCAACCGGGACCGAGACAGGGACTTCGACCACGACGATCACAGGTCGTACAGGGAAAAAGACCGTGGCCGTGTCGATCGGGATGTGCGGCCGAATCGCGACCGTTACTACGACAGTTACGACGACAGACGTGTCACGCCCAGGGGTGGTGCGAACCAATGGAGAGGCGCAACAAGCGGACCACCGCCGCCGCATTCGGATGCGGGTTACTACGGAGCGACGTCGGACATGCAGCACGGTGGCACCGGCCCCTACACAAACAG gtACCCACCTAGAGAGTATCCTCCCCACAACATTCCGCAAAATATTCCACCGGTGGTTATGCCACCCATGCACATGCCGCCGCAAAGAAGGTACGACGACATCGCACCGCCAGGAGTCGAGGAACCACCGATACCCGGCCTTGAGCCGGCACCACAGTTTGATTCGTACAAAATGATGTCagacaaaaaggaaagatacaGCGAATCACCGCCCAAAGTCGAAAGGAAAGATGACAGAAAAGTATTGGAGAAAAAAGATGACGTCAAACACGGAGAGCGTAGAAAGCGTCACGAAAGGCGCAGTAGAACTCCAGAGAGACAGGTGAAATCTTCACCTAGGAAAAAATCGAAATCGAAGGATCATGACAGCCCTGACAAACATAAGAAACGTAAAAGGGACGATTCGCAAGAAAAGGAAGATCGGGAAAAGAAGAAAGATTATTGTTCAGACGATGATaagtcaaaaaaatctaaagacaAAAAGAAAAAGCGAGACAGAAAAGATTCCGAAAAGAAGAAGAGCAAAGAGAAGAAAGATAAACACCACAAGAAAAGtagcaaaaaaaataaagatgaaTTGAAGCAAGCTGCACCCAACAAAGATGGCAGTGCTGATCGAGAAGAAATACAGGGGAAAGAACAtgaagaaaaagaaataataaaggaACCGTCAcctgaaatcaataaaatttcccAAGAACACCAAACTCCCGAGCATGTCTCCAGTCCTAAGACCGATCTTTATGACGACGTACTTGTAGAAGAAATTGACAAGAGTCTAATGGAGAATTACGCCAAAGTTCATGAAGATTCGGCGAATACCGAACAATCAGAGATCATTAAAGAACAAACGAATGACCATGAAGATGGTGAAATTTCCAACAATTTCGAAGATGAATCTGAGAAGGACATCTTAGAGTTACATTCAACCGACTTGGACCTGAAATCCGAGCTGGACAAGAACGAAATGTTGGCTCCGATGCCCGAAAAATCCAAATGGGAAGTGGATGAAGAGGGTTCCTATCAATCTAGTCCGAAAGATTCGTCCAAGGCCGAttcaaaattagataaatctGGCAAAGTGACGAATGAAGTGCTGAAACGCGCCGAAAATGCGATCTTCGCGAAAGCCATCAATGCTATTAGGCCTATAGAGATAAAGAAAATTAGTATGGATAGGGCCAAATTGTATTCGGGCGACATTGAAAAAGGTGAAAACACCAAGATTCAGTTAACTGTCCCACTAGTAGCAGAACCAAAACCACAACCAACTGTCAGAGTTTCTGTTAAAGATAGACTTGGAGTAAAAGTAGACGATCCTGATCGTGTGGTAAAAATAGGCAGAAATAGATCGCGAACTCTTTCGCCGTTCAGTAGAAGGGGTGACGGCGGAAGAAATCACGAACGGAGAGTAGAACCCAGTAGAAATAGAAGGTCTAGATCTCGACATGCAGATAATAGTCGAGACAGACAAAGAAATAAAGATGGTCGACGAGATCATCGTGACAATAAACgtgatgataaaaaaatagagaGAAGCAGGCAAACCGATCGAAAAGAAAGATCAAAAAGTAAATCTAAGCAACAGGACAAGAGACGGCGATCTAGATCAAAAAGTTCTAGTGTCGAAGACCAAAAACATAAACGGAAGGATAAAAAACACAAGAAAGAAAAATCTAAGAGACATagagatgatgatgatgacaaAGTTGAAATCATCGAAAAAATAGAagaaccaaaatttaaattattaacggaAAAACGTAAAGCTACAATTGATGAATCTAGTTTTGAGCCAGATTATGATTTGGAAACTGAATCGGATAAAGATGAtgagaaaatggaaaaaagaaGAGCTGAAAAAGCCCTGAAAGAGGAGGCGAAACAGGAAAGTTCCAGTTCTGAATCCGACTCATCAAGCAGTTCAGAGGAAGAAcgcaaaaagaaaaaacacaaGAAACACCGCAAAAAGAAGCGGAAGGACTCGAGTTCGAGCAGTTCAGACTCTGATAGCGATTCGAGCGAAGAAGAGAGACAGAAAAGGAAGAAAcacaagaaaaaacaaaaaaagaaaaagaagtccaaacataaataa